AAAAAGTAACTTTTTGATCTCTAGCTCCAACCACAAAAGTGTTACCTCTAAATCCTCTTGACATTAATGTGCCTTGAAAAGCTTTATCTGATGGAGAAGGCGTAGATGCCCCTAGTTGTAAATCTCCAACTTTTTTATCAGGATGAACATGCCACCAATATTCTAAATTCGAAGCGTTTAAAGGAATGTTTTGAGATCCATTAATTTTAAATGGTGATATCGTAGCTCTAGCCCCAATCGTTTCACCATCATCATTTTTTATTTCTTCAGCTCCAGCTCCAGCATCCCATCTAGTTGCATTAGTATCTTTTTTATTTGCATGCCCTCCATGTTCAAGCTTTTCTGAAACAGTATCATTTACAGAATCTACAATATCACCTGCAACTCCATCTGTTGGAAGTTTAATGACTTTTTCATTTTCTGCAAGAGATCCTGTATAATTCTCTCCTTTTTTGGTAGCTTTTTTGACCTCACTCTCTACCTTTCCTTGTACAATGTAAGCTTTGTTATCTGTTTTTCCGTCATCACCAATTTTTTCACCTTTTTTATTATAAATAGGATCATCAAATTCCATAGACATTCTTCCATCCGGATCAATAAACCTAATAGGATTATTAAATGCATAATTATAAGGACTATGACGAGTCATTTGTTCCGCGAACGGATCCACTACTCCCCATCTCCCTAAATCTGGCATATAGAACCTTGCTCCATAATCGTACATTCCCGTCTCCCGTTGCAGCTCCTTCCCATTATAGCGATAAGTATAGCTCAACATTCCTGATGAAAAACTTGATCTTATATGCATTAATCCAAAAGGATAATAGTTACTTTCATCAAGAACTTCTATGCCGCTGCCATTGTTAAGATAGCTCATTCTCACATTTCCTAAATGATCGGTATAGTTGTAAATATACTTATTTTTTACAAAATCGAAATACCCTTCAGAATTAGGAACAAACTGAAGCACATATCCGGAATCACTTCCCTGCTGTGCGGTATTGGACTTATTGTATTTTCGTTCATATTGAAAGCCATCCAAATACTCTACATAGGTTAAATCGGCAGTGTAAGGATTGACAAAACTAACGGTCTTCTCCAATTTTACTCCATCTGATCGATATTTATGAGTGATCATATTTCCCTCAAAACTGCCCAAGCCTTTTCTTTGAAGCATATTGATGCTGGATGGTAAATTTAAATAGTTGTAGACAATTTCATTTATCATTTTATCTTTATGAACCTTGATATTCCCATTATCATCATACTCAATTTGATTTGGGGTGGCTAAATAAGGATACCCGAGAGAATTTTGTGAAATATCTTTTACAGAAATCAAACGGTTTCCAACATAGCTGTAATCAAGGTTATCAATCAGCATAGCAACTCCATTGGTCGTATGTTTTGTATTCCTATTCAAATGGACGATGTTTCCATTGAGATCATATTGCGGGGCCTCACTATAAAATTCATTCACTGGCGTTGCTGCCAATGGTTCAATATAAGCTCCGTAAATAAGTCGGTTAAGCCCATCATATTGATAAGAATAATTTTTTAGAACTCCATCGCTTGCCGCTTTCCAGTTCACTTGCGATATATTTCCGTTAAACCTGGCGAATGAATATCCTGCAATAGGATCAGGGTCTGCATATTTTATTTCGTACCCAAACAATTTCCCGTTCAGATTCTTAGGATCATTAATCCTGGTCATCCATCCCCGGATATTATAGGCGTAATCAATACTTTGAAGCGGCGAGGCAGCATTCGTTCCGCCCACTTTCTTATTTTCAAGCTGCGAAAGCTCGTTGTATTTATTTTGGGCTAAAATCTCCTCAGGCTGGCTATCCACCTTGTGTTTATGAACCAATAAACGATTCTGATGGTCATACTCAAAACTTTCGATAATTAACTTTTCCGCATCGGTGGCCAGTCTTTTATGCTGAGTAGAAACAATCTGTATATTCCCCGAAAAATCAAGCTGTCTTTCTACATTGGTATATCCTCCCAGGTGATTAAAAATGTATTCCCTGATAGGCCGTCCTTTCAGGTCATAGTAGAAATAGGTTTTTGTCCAGCCGTCATCCTCAATATTTTTCACCAGTTTAATCACCGGGAGACCTTTCGTGCTTCTGTCATATTGCTGAGGGCTGGAGGGTAAAACATCCTGATTCCATACTTTCGACGGAAAAGGGTCGCCTGTAAAATAAGCATCATAATAATTAACCGTCAAAATAGTAAAATTAGACTGATTGGGATAGGCACCACTTTTAGTGTAATACACATCTATTCCGTTACTGTTCCAGCTTGCAGATGTTCTTGACTCGTTCGCAGAGCCAAAGCTTTCAACAGCCGCGACATGCTGAATTCTTCCTGAAGCACTATATGATATTCCCGTATAAACAGGTCTTGAAAACTGATCATATTTGGTAAAAAGCCATTGATTTTTTTCTCTTAAATTGGCATCCTGTGTTAAGACCAACCGATCCTGTTTATCATACACCATATACTCCCAGCCTTTACCGGGAAGCTTCTTTTCTACCAAACGGTTTCTGCCATCGTATTTATATTGGTAGCAAAGGTTATTGAGGGTAGCTTCATCAGTAGCTCCTGAAACAGCCGCTAGAGGTGAAATTACATACGCCAGCTGGTTATAGTCATTGTACACATAATACGTGTCGACATTTTCAGTTCCATTTATTTTTCTTACCAGTAAAGTCTGTCCCTGACCGTTTTTAAACTCAATCGTTTTGTTTCCATCTTCATCCGTCACCGTGTTTTTGTACAACTGTGCAGCACCATAAGATCCTGACAAAGTAATGCTTGAAGTAAAAGTTGTATAATTAAAGGTGGCCACATATTTTTTCACTTCTCCGGCAGTATTTGCTTCATAGCTTAATTTCACGGGCTTATTATTCCAGTCATTTCCGACGGCTCTCTGCTCAAGAAGCCTGTCCAATGGAGAGTCTTCCAGCGTTTTCTCCGAGAAGATCTTTTCTCCTCCATACGCTGAAACGGCATTTCCCAACGGATTGGGGACAATAGCACCATTCAGGGTATTTCCCTGAGGAATGGGAAGATAATCTTTCACCTGCCTGCCAAAACCATCATACTCAATAGGCGTCACAACATCTCTGCCCAATGGAGAAGCTTTGACGTTTACCACCTGCTTGGGTCTTCCCAAACCGTCAAAATACTGAACCGTTTCTGATGTTTTTGTAGCTGTTGTTCCGTTATAATCCAGATAGGTTTTGGTGTATACGTAATTTTCTGTGGTACTCAGCTGGGCTTCGGCAAAGCCTGAAAGCAGCAAAGCACCTATGGGGATTAAGAATTTTTTCATCGAATATTAGTTTTTATAGTTGTATTTGAATTCTTTTAATAATTTACCGGTCTGGTTCTGTTCTCTGATTTCCATTAAACGGTTCGCAGAATCATATACATAGACTTCACGGACTCCCGATGGAGGGGTGATGCTGCGGACACCAATTAAAGGATCGTAGGTGTACGTCGTGATTTGAGTGTCAATTAACCTTAAACTTTTACGAAGTGTATCTAGTTTGCTGATTAAATCTGCTTCTGTAATTTCTGGCTGAAGATTATAGGCTGATGGATTGGCATCTTTCTCAGAAGCCAAAACAATATCTGAAACCAAAGACGGAACCACTGTCATGAGCTGAGTATAAGTAATCCCATTAATTTTAGCTACGGGCTGAGTACTGTTGTACCCCCAGATAATAGATACCGGAATCCCATCTTTTGTCGTGTACTGCTGTAAATTACCCTTAGAATCCTTTAGATGATATCGTTGATTTTCTATGTTTAACCTTTGCGGTCTTTTATAGGTAGAACGGTTTGGTGAGACTTAAAACGAGTAGTAGTAAATAACCTTTGAGGACTTTGTGTTCAAATAATAAAAGCATACAGCAGGGCTATCATTTGCTGAGTAGAACGCCGTTGCGAACGGAAAATCAGCAGTATCATTTAAAAATATCGTGGCGAACTTGGTGTTAGAAATAATGATTTGCCACGAATGCACGAATATTTTACATCCCACATATTACTCAGATTTCGCAGATTTAGAACCCATTAGTAGAAAACAGAAACTTACGTGTGCTTCTATGTAGCTTGACTTTAAACGTTAGTAACTAAAGTGTTAAAAAACTTTTGTTACTTTTGACTACGTCGAAATATCATTCATCGAATGAAAGGAGCTAATCTTCTAACATTATATCAAGTAAAAAATCTGGCCTCCGTTAGGAAGCATCGTTCATAAATAAACTTTCATTCTCAA
The sequence above is a segment of the Chryseobacterium sp. MYb264 genome. Coding sequences within it:
- a CDS encoding DUF6443 domain-containing protein — translated: MKKFLIPIGALLLSGFAEAQLSTTENYVYTKTYLDYNGTTATKTSETVQYFDGLGRPKQVVNVKASPLGRDVVTPIEYDGFGRQVKDYLPIPQGNTLNGAIVPNPLGNAVSAYGGEKIFSEKTLEDSPLDRLLEQRAVGNDWNNKPVKLSYEANTAGEVKKYVATFNYTTFTSSITLSGSYGAAQLYKNTVTDEDGNKTIEFKNGQGQTLLVRKINGTENVDTYYVYNDYNQLAYVISPLAAVSGATDEATLNNLCYQYKYDGRNRLVEKKLPGKGWEYMVYDKQDRLVLTQDANLREKNQWLFTKYDQFSRPVYTGISYSASGRIQHVAAVESFGSANESRTSASWNSNGIDVYYTKSGAYPNQSNFTILTVNYYDAYFTGDPFPSKVWNQDVLPSSPQQYDRSTKGLPVIKLVKNIEDDGWTKTYFYYDLKGRPIREYIFNHLGGYTNVERQLDFSGNIQIVSTQHKRLATDAEKLIIESFEYDHQNRLLVHKHKVDSQPEEILAQNKYNELSQLENKKVGGTNAASPLQSIDYAYNIRGWMTRINDPKNLNGKLFGYEIKYADPDPIAGYSFARFNGNISQVNWKAASDGVLKNYSYQYDGLNRLIYGAYIEPLAATPVNEFYSEAPQYDLNGNIVHLNRNTKHTTNGVAMLIDNLDYSYVGNRLISVKDISQNSLGYPYLATPNQIEYDDNGNIKVHKDKMINEIVYNYLNLPSSINMLQRKGLGSFEGNMITHKYRSDGVKLEKTVSFVNPYTADLTYVEYLDGFQYERKYNKSNTAQQGSDSGYVLQFVPNSEGYFDFVKNKYIYNYTDHLGNVRMSYLNNGSGIEVLDESNYYPFGLMHIRSSFSSGMLSYTYRYNGKELQRETGMYDYGARFYMPDLGRWGVVDPFAEQMTRHSPYNYAFNNPIRFIDPDGRMSMEFDDPIYNKKGEKIGDDGKTDNKAYIVQGKVESEVKKATKKGENYTGSLAENEKVIKLPTDGVAGDIVDSVNDTVSEKLEHGGHANKKDTNATRWDAGAGAEEIKNDDGETIGARATISPFKINGSQNIPLNASNLEYWWHVHPDKKVGDLQLGASTPSPSDKAFQGTLMSRGFRGNTFVVGARDQKVTFYNRQKSILTIPYATFKKVLGK